A window of Verrucomicrobiia bacterium genomic DNA:
CCAACCGACCGCCCATTCGATCTGCGAAACTTCGGGAAGGGATAAACCTTTCCACGAGCAAAGACTCGGTGATTGGTAGATGTTCAGGCAGGTGCAGCGCGGCGGCCACCTGATTAGCTTCCTGCACTATTAGTTTGACTACCTCGTCTTTGTAAGGGGTAGCTCGCCACGGGTTCGGCGAGGGCCCTATCAGGTCGGCGAACACGTGGATCGTGAGCGTCAGCAGTAGAAGAGAACCGCACAACCTATACGCATGTAAGGAGCGGATTGGATTGTTCATGGGAGTAGGTCGGTTGCCGCAAGCATATGTGAAACCAAGGGTTGCACGCACCAGCGCGGGGTGTGCCAACTCGTCCCAGTCCGAAGACGACTCGGGCACGGGCCGTAGCGCCATTTTGGCCCACAAATTCTGCCACAGACCCAAGTTTTCTTGTGTCTATTCATTTGCTGGTGGACGTAGCAGCTTTGTTGCGCGTCCGCCAGCATTCATGCCATCTATCTTTGACGCCACCTGTTTTGAAGTTGCCCTTGCATTGACATTTCCCGTGTCCTGCGGCTATATTCGCGGCCCTTTATGAACCGAAGACCGCATGTGGCCGTGGTCGGCGCCACGGGAGCCGTGGGCGTCGAGATGGTGAAGACCCTCGAGAAGCGCCAGTTCCCGGTTGGGGAGTTGACCTTGCTCGCTTCAGCCCGTTCTGCCGGCAAGAAGCTTCCGTTCCGCGGCCAGGAAGTCGCGGTCAAGGAGGTGACCGCGACCTCATTCGAGGGGGTCGAGATAGCCCTATTCAGCGCCGGGGGAAGCATTTCCAAAGAGTTCGCGCCCCTGGCTGTGAGGGCCGGCTGCGTGGTGATAGATAATTCGAGCGCCTTCCGAATGGACGACCAGGTGCCGCTGGTCATCCCCGAGATCAATGGCTCGGACGTGCGGTGGCATCACGGCATCATTGCCAATCCGAACTGCACAACCGCAATTACATTGATGGCCCTCTACCCGCTGCACCAGGCATTCGGTTGCAAACGCATTTTTGCTTCGAGCTATCAGGCGGTGTCGGGCACCGGGGCCAAAGCCATCGCCGAACTCAAACGGCAGGTGGGCCAAGTGGTGAACGGCCAACCGGTCACTCGCGAAGTTTAT
This region includes:
- a CDS encoding aspartate-semialdehyde dehydrogenase → MNRRPHVAVVGATGAVGVEMVKTLEKRQFPVGELTLLASARSAGKKLPFRGQEVAVKEVTATSFEGVEIALFSAGGSISKEFAPLAVRAGCVVIDNSSAFRMDDQVPLVIPEINGSDVRWHHGIIANPNCTTAITLMALYPLHQAFGCKRIFASSYQAVSGTGAKAIAELKRQVGQVVNGQPVTREVYPHQIAFNVLPQVDSFLPSGYTKEEMKMENEGRKIMHHPAFRASVTCVRVPVYRAHCVAVSAEFERPCSVEAARQVLAKAPGLKVLDEPAKSQYPLPLDQAEQYDCAVGRLRADCAMDNGLSFWVSGDQLLKGAALNAVQIAEELMK